In Micromonospora purpureochromogenes, a single window of DNA contains:
- a CDS encoding S26 family signal peptidase produces the protein MAWLLLILVAVVGSVLLVRPRLLVVRVNGGSMSPALSDGDLLLAVRRRACRVGQVVLFGHPGAGPSDPPHLVKRVAATAGQPVPADLRAAVDADRVPPGHLLVRGDNPRSLDSRRLGWIPARTVTGVVLVRLSAAVDEGDATGGGDR, from the coding sequence ATGGCGTGGCTGCTCCTGATTCTCGTCGCGGTCGTCGGCTCGGTGCTGCTGGTCCGCCCGCGGCTGCTCGTCGTCCGGGTGAACGGCGGCAGCATGAGTCCGGCACTCTCCGACGGGGACCTCCTGCTGGCGGTGCGCCGCCGGGCGTGCCGGGTGGGTCAGGTGGTCCTCTTCGGCCACCCGGGCGCCGGCCCGAGCGATCCGCCGCACCTGGTCAAGCGGGTCGCGGCGACCGCAGGTCAACCGGTGCCGGCCGACCTGCGCGCCGCGGTGGACGCGGACCGGGTTCCTCCGGGTCATCTCCTGGTACGCGGGGACAACCCGCGGAGCCTGGACTCCCGGCGGCTCGGCTGGATACCCGCCCGAACGGTGACCGGCGTGGTGCTGGTGCGGCTGTCGGCCGCGGTGGACGAGGGCGACGCGACCGGCGGTGGCGACCGATGA